From Micromonospora echinospora, one genomic window encodes:
- a CDS encoding ABC transporter permease subunit yields MSTSLSGSGSGTQTPGREPTGSRPARTRRAARNDTPITATGLAVKVVLLGLTAGIAVWAAFPLIEAEKWAGLALLLATTAGLFYLYLSRRHVPAKYLVPGTLFLIAFQIFPVLYTASTAFTNFGDGHRGTKDDAIVAIQTASVKQVPGSTEYALSVATQGDPATGPLVFLVSDPQSGKVSAGDANGLRELDAADVTVATGGKVTAAEGYTVLNFGQASARSAEITGLVVPTESGALRSSGLSRAYEGKAVRAYDEGCDCIRDTESGKTWTADAETGAFVAADGERLAQGWKVNVGLRNFSRVLTDPNISGPFFGTLLWNFAFALGSTGLTFVLGMAIALALHSPRMRGTNIYRVLLILPYAMPSFAMLLVWRDMFNTDFGLINNLFGLGVDWFGQDWSARAAVILVQLWLGYPYMFLVATGALQAIPRELTEATSVDGASPWQSFRSVTLPLLLVALSPLLISSFAYNFNNFNAIYLTTEGGPFPADNPTSGATDLLITYTYRLAFGAQGAEYGLAAAVSIFIFTIVAVVSAVSFRRTRQQEEVYS; encoded by the coding sequence ATGAGCACGTCGCTGTCCGGCTCGGGGTCTGGCACACAGACCCCGGGCCGGGAGCCCACCGGCTCCCGGCCCGCGCGCACGCGCCGCGCCGCGCGCAACGACACGCCGATCACCGCCACCGGCCTCGCGGTGAAGGTGGTCCTGCTCGGGCTGACCGCCGGGATCGCGGTCTGGGCGGCCTTCCCGCTCATCGAGGCCGAGAAGTGGGCCGGGCTGGCCCTGCTGCTGGCGACCACCGCCGGCCTGTTCTACCTCTACCTGAGCCGCCGGCACGTCCCGGCCAAGTACCTGGTCCCCGGCACGCTCTTCCTGATCGCGTTCCAGATCTTCCCGGTGCTCTACACGGCGAGCACCGCGTTCACCAACTTCGGCGACGGCCACCGGGGCACCAAGGACGACGCGATCGTCGCCATCCAGACCGCCTCGGTCAAGCAGGTGCCCGGCTCCACCGAGTACGCCCTCTCCGTCGCCACCCAGGGCGACCCGGCCACCGGCCCGTTGGTCTTCCTGGTCAGCGACCCGCAGAGCGGGAAGGTCTCCGCTGGTGACGCGAACGGCCTGCGGGAGCTGGACGCGGCGGACGTCACCGTCGCCACCGGCGGCAAGGTCACCGCGGCCGAGGGCTACACCGTGCTCAACTTCGGCCAGGCCAGCGCGCGCAGTGCGGAGATCACCGGGCTGGTGGTGCCGACCGAGTCGGGCGCGCTGCGTTCGTCCGGCCTCTCCCGCGCCTACGAGGGCAAGGCGGTCCGGGCGTACGACGAGGGCTGCGACTGCATCCGGGACACCGAGAGCGGCAAGACCTGGACGGCCGACGCCGAGACCGGCGCGTTCGTCGCCGCCGACGGCGAGCGGCTGGCCCAGGGCTGGAAGGTCAACGTCGGGCTGCGCAACTTCAGCCGGGTGCTCACCGACCCGAACATCTCCGGGCCGTTCTTCGGCACCCTGCTCTGGAACTTCGCCTTCGCGCTTGGCTCCACTGGACTCACCTTCGTCCTCGGCATGGCCATCGCGCTGGCGCTGCACTCGCCCCGGATGCGCGGCACCAACATCTACCGGGTCCTGCTGATCCTGCCGTACGCCATGCCGTCGTTCGCGATGCTGCTGGTCTGGCGGGACATGTTCAACACCGACTTCGGCCTGATCAACAACCTGTTCGGTCTCGGCGTGGACTGGTTCGGGCAGGACTGGTCGGCCCGGGCGGCGGTGATCCTGGTGCAGCTCTGGCTCGGCTACCCGTACATGTTCCTGGTCGCCACCGGAGCGTTGCAGGCCATCCCCCGGGAACTGACCGAGGCGACCTCGGTCGACGGGGCGTCACCCTGGCAGTCGTTCCGGTCGGTCACCCTGCCGCTGCTGCTGGTCGCCCTCTCCCCGCTGCTGATCTCGTCGTTCGCGTACAACTTCAACAACTTCAACGCGATCTACCTGACCACCGAGGGTGGACCGTTCCCGGCGGACAACCCGACCAGCGGCGCCACCGACCTGCTGATCACCTACACCTACCGGTTGGCCTTCGGTGCGCAGGGCGCGGAGTACGGTCTGGCGGCGGCGGTGTCGATCTTCATCTTCACCATCGTGGCGGTGGTCTCGGCGGTCAGCTTCCGACGCACCCGGCAGCAGGAGGAGGTGTACTCGTGA
- a CDS encoding LacI family DNA-binding transcriptional regulator — translation MRARLSDIAQQAEVSEATVSRVLNDRPGVAPETRQAVLTALDVLGYERPARLRKRSAGLVGLVVPELDNPIFPAFAQTIESTLAQSGFTPVLCTQTPGGVTEDEYVEMLLDRQVSGIVFVSGLHADTAANHDRYRALIGRPLPIVMINGWAPGIAAPFVSCDDREATELAVAHLVALGHRRIGLITGPDRFVPVQRRVAGYKAAMRRLVELDDTELEPLAELSLFGVEGGEAAASRLLDRGVTGIVCGSDLMALGAIRAARQRGLSVPADLSVVGYDDSPLMAFTDPPLTTMRQPVVAMSVAAVRALVDEINGHGAPHSEYLFRPELVVRGSTAVAPADATRPGPPPTRQRPVPPALAVPA, via the coding sequence ATGCGCGCTCGACTGTCCGACATCGCCCAACAGGCCGAAGTCAGCGAGGCCACGGTGTCGCGGGTGCTCAACGACCGCCCCGGCGTGGCCCCCGAGACCCGGCAGGCCGTGCTGACCGCCCTCGACGTGCTCGGTTACGAGCGTCCCGCCCGGCTGCGCAAGCGCAGCGCCGGACTGGTCGGCCTGGTCGTGCCCGAGCTGGACAACCCCATCTTCCCCGCCTTCGCGCAGACCATCGAGTCGACGCTGGCGCAGAGCGGGTTCACCCCGGTGCTATGCACCCAGACCCCCGGCGGGGTCACCGAGGACGAGTACGTCGAGATGCTGCTGGACCGGCAGGTCTCCGGGATCGTCTTCGTCTCCGGCCTGCACGCCGACACGGCCGCCAACCACGACCGGTACCGCGCCCTGATCGGTCGCCCGCTGCCGATCGTGATGATCAACGGGTGGGCGCCCGGCATCGCGGCGCCCTTCGTCTCCTGCGACGACCGGGAGGCCACCGAGTTGGCCGTGGCCCACCTGGTCGCCCTCGGACACCGGCGGATCGGCCTGATCACCGGCCCGGACCGGTTCGTGCCCGTGCAGCGCCGGGTCGCCGGCTACAAGGCCGCCATGCGGCGTCTGGTCGAACTGGACGACACCGAGCTGGAGCCGCTGGCCGAGCTCTCCCTCTTCGGTGTGGAGGGCGGCGAGGCCGCCGCCAGCCGGCTGCTCGACCGGGGCGTGACCGGCATCGTCTGCGGCTCCGACCTGATGGCGCTGGGCGCGATCCGGGCCGCCCGGCAGCGCGGGCTCTCCGTCCCGGCGGACCTCTCCGTGGTCGGGTACGACGACTCTCCCCTGATGGCCTTCACCGACCCGCCGTTGACCACGATGCGGCAGCCGGTGGTGGCGATGTCGGTGGCCGCCGTCCGGGCCCTGGTCGACGAGATCAACGGGCATGGCGCCCCGCACTCGGAGTACCTTTTCCGCCCGGAACTCGTGGTCCGGGGCTCCACCGCGGTCGCCCCGGCCGACGCGACCCGGCCCGGGCCGCCCCCGACCCGGCAGCGTCCGGTGCCGCCGGCGCTGGCCGTACCGGCCTGA
- a CDS encoding maltose ABC transporter substrate-binding protein, producing MRIRTAGVVAAVALALAASGCGGSDDNDEPAAKESAKASGGELVIWADDKRAAALQPFAEKFGQENGVTVKVEAVSKDLQTNFVTAAQQSSGPDVVVGAHDWIGNMVQNGAIEPVQLAAEQKSAFNETAVKAVTFNGQLYGVPYAMENLALIRNTELAPEAPKTIEDLVAAGKKLKAEKKASEILCLQSGQNGDAYHIYPLYTSAGGYLFGTAANGDYDPKDLGVGKPESIAAFQKIAKLGEKGEGALKRSITGENSIATFTGKKCAFLVSGPWAITDAKKAGIKYDISPVPGFAGGKEAQPFVGVQAFYVAAKGKNKALAQEFVANHVTTADLAVALYNAEPRPPALTAALDQVKGSDPDLAKFQEAGKNGQPLPAIPAMAAIWDPFGKAEAAIIGGADPAKTITAAGKTISEQIK from the coding sequence ATGCGCATCCGTACCGCGGGTGTGGTCGCCGCCGTCGCCCTGGCGCTCGCCGCGTCCGGCTGCGGCGGCAGCGACGACAACGACGAACCGGCCGCCAAGGAGTCCGCCAAGGCCTCCGGCGGCGAACTGGTGATCTGGGCCGACGACAAGCGGGCCGCCGCCCTCCAGCCCTTCGCCGAGAAGTTCGGCCAGGAGAACGGCGTCACCGTCAAGGTCGAGGCCGTCTCCAAGGACCTCCAGACCAACTTCGTGACCGCCGCCCAGCAGAGCAGCGGCCCGGACGTCGTGGTCGGCGCACACGACTGGATCGGCAACATGGTGCAGAACGGCGCCATCGAGCCGGTGCAGCTCGCCGCCGAGCAGAAGAGCGCCTTCAACGAGACCGCCGTCAAGGCGGTCACCTTCAACGGCCAGCTCTACGGCGTCCCGTACGCGATGGAGAACCTGGCGCTGATCCGCAACACCGAGCTGGCCCCCGAGGCGCCGAAGACCATCGAGGACCTCGTGGCCGCCGGCAAGAAGCTCAAGGCCGAGAAGAAGGCCAGCGAGATCCTCTGCCTCCAGTCCGGCCAGAACGGCGACGCGTACCACATCTACCCGCTGTACACCTCGGCCGGCGGCTACCTCTTCGGCACCGCGGCCAACGGCGACTACGACCCCAAGGACCTGGGCGTCGGCAAGCCGGAGTCGATCGCGGCGTTCCAGAAGATCGCCAAGCTGGGCGAGAAGGGCGAGGGCGCGCTCAAGCGCTCGATCACCGGCGAGAACTCCATCGCCACCTTCACCGGCAAGAAGTGCGCCTTCCTGGTCTCCGGGCCGTGGGCCATCACCGACGCCAAGAAGGCCGGCATCAAGTACGACATCTCCCCGGTCCCCGGCTTCGCCGGTGGCAAGGAGGCCCAGCCGTTCGTCGGTGTCCAGGCGTTCTACGTCGCCGCCAAGGGCAAGAACAAGGCCCTGGCCCAGGAGTTCGTCGCGAACCACGTCACCACCGCCGACCTGGCCGTGGCGCTCTACAACGCCGAGCCACGCCCGCCGGCGCTGACCGCCGCTCTCGACCAGGTCAAGGGCAGCGACCCGGACCTGGCCAAGTTCCAGGAGGCCGGCAAGAACGGCCAGCCGCTCCCGGCGATCCCGGCCATGGCCGCGATCTGGGACCCGTTCGGCAAGGCCGAGGCCGCCATCATCGGTGGCGCCGACCCGGCGAAGACCATCACCGCCGCCGGTAAGACGATCTCCGAGCAGATCAAGTAA
- a CDS encoding sugar ABC transporter permease: MTVAQTPVADRTAGRPRGRWFAQVGWRHLVGVLAVVFSLFPILFVLSAALNPLGTLSSTGLVPTEGVSFENFTGLFERTAFERWFLNSLLVAGVASLVSVFLSALAAYAFSRMRFAGRRPGLLALLLIQMFPQFLAIVAIFLIFTTVTDLWPAIGFNTPWGLLLLYLGGALGVNTWLMKGFFDTLPRELDESATMDGASHAQVFFRIMLPLVAPILAVTGLLAFIGTINEFLMANVFLTSAESKTLAVGMFGLVAGERNNNFGIFAAGTLLTAIPTVLVFQFVQRYIVSGLTAGAVKG; encoded by the coding sequence GTGACGGTCGCACAGACACCGGTCGCCGACCGGACCGCCGGCCGACCCCGGGGCCGCTGGTTCGCCCAGGTCGGCTGGCGGCACCTGGTCGGGGTGCTCGCGGTGGTGTTCAGTCTCTTCCCGATCCTGTTCGTGCTCTCCGCCGCGCTCAACCCGCTGGGCACCCTCAGCTCCACCGGCCTGGTGCCCACCGAGGGCGTGTCCTTCGAGAACTTCACCGGCCTGTTCGAGCGGACCGCCTTCGAGCGGTGGTTCCTCAACTCCCTGCTGGTGGCCGGGGTGGCCAGCTTGGTGTCGGTCTTCCTCTCCGCGCTGGCCGCGTACGCGTTCTCCCGGATGCGGTTCGCCGGCCGGCGGCCGGGGCTGCTCGCGCTGCTGCTGATCCAGATGTTCCCGCAGTTCCTGGCGATCGTGGCGATCTTCCTGATCTTCACGACGGTCACCGACCTCTGGCCGGCGATCGGCTTCAACACCCCGTGGGGCCTGCTCCTGCTCTACCTCGGTGGGGCGCTCGGGGTGAACACCTGGCTGATGAAGGGCTTCTTCGACACGCTCCCCCGGGAGCTGGACGAGTCGGCCACCATGGACGGCGCCTCGCACGCCCAGGTCTTCTTCCGGATCATGCTGCCGCTGGTGGCGCCGATCCTGGCGGTGACCGGTCTGCTCGCCTTCATCGGCACGATCAACGAGTTCCTGATGGCGAACGTGTTCCTCACCAGCGCCGAGTCGAAGACCCTCGCGGTCGGCATGTTCGGCCTGGTGGCCGGGGAGCGGAACAACAACTTCGGCATCTTCGCGGCGGGCACCCTGCTCACCGCGATCCCGACGGTGCTGGTCTTCCAGTTCGTCCAGCGTTACATCGTCTCCGGCCTCACCGCCGGAGCGGTCAAGGGATAG